One region of Rhizobium sp. WYJ-E13 genomic DNA includes:
- a CDS encoding M20 family metallopeptidase, translated as MTSLQQTIAGLVEARSDKIVATLSDLVRFPSVVKSNPKEAGPGERDCQLYLQKRLEKLGFTTDLWDPDGPALYAKYEGRPGANKGRTFEGRPNLGGTLAGIGGGRSIMLTGHIDVVPPGAIDHWATDPFDPVLKEGFLHGRGTVDMKGGVACMLMAVEILEELKVPLSGDIVFTTVVDEEIGGMGSLAMVDRGFKADAGIMTEPTGNKIAPLCHGILWGKIIIDGIGGHAELTPNAWYSSGPVDAVQLCRQMLDGIDILNRRWMFDPRKNHPLMDLPNQIIVTQMSAGEHPSSMAGRAEIIIDAQYLPSEKDEFGLGGKVKREIEEHVRHVCQADPYLRAHLARVEWILDADCAEIPADSSFIGIFQNAVKTADLDPVLSGFGAHSDIGLPTGLGNTPTVNFGPGDPALSHQPNERVSVRDLIDCTKAIALAIEEWCR; from the coding sequence ATGACCTCACTGCAACAGACCATCGCCGGGCTCGTCGAAGCGCGCTCGGACAAGATCGTCGCGACCTTGAGCGACCTCGTCCGCTTTCCCTCCGTCGTCAAATCAAACCCGAAGGAGGCCGGTCCCGGCGAGCGCGACTGCCAGCTTTATCTGCAGAAGCGCTTGGAAAAGCTGGGTTTTACTACCGATCTCTGGGATCCGGACGGTCCGGCACTTTATGCCAAGTATGAAGGCCGGCCAGGTGCCAACAAAGGACGTACCTTCGAAGGCCGGCCCAATCTCGGCGGTACGCTTGCCGGCATCGGTGGAGGCCGCTCGATCATGTTGACAGGCCATATCGACGTCGTTCCGCCGGGTGCCATCGATCATTGGGCGACCGATCCCTTCGACCCGGTCCTTAAAGAAGGTTTCCTTCATGGTCGCGGCACCGTCGACATGAAGGGTGGCGTTGCCTGCATGCTGATGGCGGTCGAGATCCTGGAGGAGTTGAAAGTACCGCTTTCGGGAGACATCGTCTTTACGACCGTTGTCGACGAGGAAATCGGCGGCATGGGTTCGCTTGCAATGGTCGATCGTGGCTTCAAGGCGGACGCCGGTATCATGACCGAGCCGACCGGCAACAAGATCGCGCCGCTGTGCCATGGAATCCTGTGGGGCAAGATCATCATCGACGGCATCGGCGGCCATGCTGAGCTGACGCCGAATGCGTGGTATTCCAGCGGTCCCGTCGACGCGGTCCAGCTTTGCCGCCAGATGCTTGACGGTATCGACATCCTCAATCGTCGCTGGATGTTCGATCCCAGGAAGAACCACCCGCTGATGGATCTGCCGAACCAGATCATCGTCACCCAGATGTCGGCGGGCGAACATCCGTCGTCGATGGCCGGTCGCGCGGAGATCATCATCGACGCGCAATATCTTCCAAGCGAAAAGGACGAATTCGGCCTCGGCGGCAAGGTCAAGCGTGAGATTGAAGAGCATGTGCGGCATGTGTGCCAGGCAGATCCCTACCTGCGCGCGCATTTAGCTCGGGTAGAATGGATTCTCGATGCCGATTGCGCAGAGATCCCGGCCGACAGCTCTTTCATCGGCATCTTCCAGAACGCGGTGAAGACGGCTGATCTCGATCCGGTCCTCTCCGGCTTCGGTGCCCATAGCGATATCGGTCTGCCGACCGGCCTTGGCAACACGCCGACGGTAAACTTCGGCCCGGGCGATCCAGCTCTGTCGCATCAGCCGAATGAACGCGTCTCGGTCCGTGATCTCATCGATTGCACCAAGGCGATCGCCTTAGCGATCGAGGAATGGTGCCGCTGA
- a CDS encoding ABC transporter ATP-binding protein has product MSATISPYNQDMEIGERGGPAQPLISARGLLKHFPVKSGGFLGPRKVVRAVDGVDFDILKGETLGVVGESGCGKSTTARLLMNLIVRDQGDILFDGETVGGTLPLAQYRRQVQMVFQDSYASLNPRLTIEESIAFAPQVHGVPAGKAIARAHDLLYRVGLEPTRFAGRYPHELSGGQRQRVNIARALALEPRLIILDEAVSALDKSVEAQVLNLLLDLKRDFGLTYLFISHDLNVVRFMCDRVMVMYLGKVAEIGSRQAVFENTRHPYSSALLASMPKIDPSERTLEPPLSGDPPNPIDPPSGCRFHTRCTFAEDACSRTPPLLATVSDEQSAACLMSTPGSGHSRAPVTMEA; this is encoded by the coding sequence ATGAGCGCAACAATCTCACCCTACAATCAGGACATGGAAATCGGCGAGCGCGGCGGACCGGCTCAACCCCTCATCTCTGCCCGCGGTCTGCTCAAGCATTTTCCGGTCAAAAGCGGTGGCTTTCTCGGACCGCGGAAAGTCGTACGCGCCGTCGATGGCGTCGACTTCGATATTCTCAAGGGCGAGACGCTCGGCGTCGTCGGGGAAAGCGGCTGCGGTAAATCGACGACGGCGCGGCTGTTGATGAATCTCATCGTTCGCGATCAGGGCGACATCCTGTTTGATGGCGAGACAGTCGGCGGCACGCTACCGCTTGCACAATACCGGCGTCAGGTGCAGATGGTCTTCCAGGACAGCTATGCATCTCTCAATCCTCGGCTGACGATCGAGGAATCGATCGCCTTTGCGCCGCAGGTTCATGGTGTCCCGGCCGGAAAGGCGATTGCACGCGCCCACGACCTGCTTTATCGGGTGGGGCTGGAGCCAACGCGCTTTGCCGGGCGATACCCGCACGAACTGTCGGGCGGGCAGCGGCAACGCGTCAACATCGCCCGCGCGCTGGCACTCGAACCAAGGCTGATCATCCTCGACGAGGCGGTCTCCGCGCTCGACAAATCGGTGGAAGCACAGGTTCTCAACTTGCTGCTCGACCTCAAGCGCGACTTCGGGCTAACCTATCTGTTCATCTCCCACGATCTCAACGTCGTGCGCTTCATGTGCGACCGGGTCATGGTGATGTATCTCGGCAAGGTCGCCGAGATCGGCAGCCGACAGGCGGTCTTCGAAAACACGCGGCACCCCTATTCTTCAGCGCTGCTGGCCTCGATGCCCAAAATCGATCCATCTGAGAGAACGTTGGAGCCACCGCTTTCTGGAGATCCACCGAACCCGATCGATCCGCCCAGCGGCTGTCGTTTTCATACCCGTTGCACCTTCGCCGAGGATGCCTGCAGCCGAACTCCGCCGCTGTTGGCAACGGTCTCCGACGAGCAGTCCGCAGCCTGCCTGATGTCGACACCGGGGTCGGGCCACAGCCGTGCGCCCGTCACCATGGAGGCTTGA
- a CDS encoding MurR/RpiR family transcriptional regulator encodes MVPKDRSFLFRVREALPNLHPAEKRLAEFVCDFPGELASYSAQELAALAHVSKATVTRFIQRLGYETYEEARRHAREEKQTGSRLFLTSSANAASIQSVEAHIAQGIANLEATFISIPDSQIEAAADAILNARKVWVVGFRSSHPFASYLQWQLIQVIENIVAIPGSGQTLGEHFVSLRENDIVVVFAMRRRIAQMDAILEQIRRSKANLLYVTDESAPFETAAGWHFQCQTLAPGPLFNHTSVMALCHLLISRCFEKAGVEGRKRLRDIEALNENLEEL; translated from the coding sequence ATTGTGCCGAAAGATCGTTCGTTCCTGTTTCGCGTGAGAGAGGCGCTTCCCAACCTCCATCCGGCAGAAAAGCGATTGGCTGAGTTCGTTTGCGATTTTCCCGGCGAACTCGCGAGCTATTCAGCACAGGAACTTGCGGCGCTCGCGCACGTTTCCAAGGCCACTGTCACGCGGTTCATCCAGCGGCTCGGTTATGAGACCTACGAGGAAGCCCGCCGCCACGCGCGGGAGGAAAAGCAAACTGGGTCCCGGCTTTTTCTCACGAGTTCGGCCAACGCTGCGTCGATCCAGTCGGTAGAGGCACATATAGCCCAAGGCATCGCCAACCTTGAAGCGACGTTCATTTCTATTCCTGACAGTCAGATAGAGGCCGCAGCCGACGCAATCCTCAATGCGCGAAAAGTCTGGGTTGTCGGATTTCGAAGCAGTCACCCATTTGCCTCGTATCTCCAATGGCAACTGATCCAGGTCATTGAAAACATTGTCGCCATCCCCGGTTCTGGGCAGACGCTAGGCGAACACTTCGTGAGCCTTCGTGAGAATGACATCGTCGTGGTCTTTGCTATGCGCCGACGAATTGCGCAGATGGACGCAATTCTCGAACAAATTCGGAGATCGAAGGCAAATCTTCTGTACGTTACCGACGAAAGCGCACCCTTCGAGACCGCCGCTGGTTGGCACTTCCAATGCCAGACACTTGCGCCCGGCCCGTTGTTCAACCACACCTCGGTGATGGCGTTGTGCCATTTGCTGATTAGCCGGTGTTTCGAAAAAGCCGGGGTTGAAGGTCGAAAACGCCTTCGCGACATTGAGGCTCTAAACGAAAATCTCGAAGAATTATAA
- a CDS encoding ABC transporter permease gives MLAYALKRLLHVIPVAIGVSIVCFMLIHIAPGDPLAAILPTDASADLQNQMRAFYGLDRPLPVQYALWAWRALHGDLGISIASGRPVLSEIMDASVNSIILAVAATIIGFTVGSVLGLVAGVLRGSWIDRLASAFAMLGVSVPHYWLGMVLVIAFSVTLGWLPAMGGGPGGSDGRGFSWEYLQYLILPAVTMSVIPMGIIARTIRSLVADILSQDFTQALAAKGLMNRQIMSHVIRNAAPTAISVMGLQLGYLLGGSILIETVFSWPGTGFLLNGAIFTRDLPILQGTILVLAMFFVLLNLVVDVLQSAIDPRIQRS, from the coding sequence ATGCTGGCCTATGCCTTGAAACGACTGCTGCATGTCATTCCCGTGGCCATCGGCGTAAGCATCGTCTGCTTCATGCTGATCCATATTGCGCCGGGTGACCCGCTGGCGGCGATCCTGCCAACCGATGCCTCTGCGGACCTGCAGAACCAGATGCGGGCCTTCTATGGGCTCGATCGTCCATTGCCGGTGCAATACGCCCTGTGGGCATGGCGGGCGCTGCACGGCGACCTGGGGATCTCGATCGCGTCCGGCCGCCCGGTGCTCAGCGAGATTATGGACGCCTCGGTCAACTCGATCATCCTGGCGGTCGCCGCGACGATCATCGGCTTCACCGTCGGCTCGGTACTCGGCTTGGTGGCAGGCGTGTTGCGGGGTAGCTGGATTGATCGCCTGGCCTCCGCATTCGCGATGCTTGGCGTTAGCGTCCCACATTACTGGCTGGGCATGGTTCTCGTCATCGCATTTTCCGTCACGCTCGGCTGGCTGCCTGCAATGGGCGGCGGCCCCGGGGGATCGGACGGACGCGGCTTCAGCTGGGAATATCTGCAATACCTGATCCTGCCTGCGGTCACGATGTCGGTCATTCCGATGGGCATCATTGCACGCACCATTCGGTCGCTGGTGGCCGACATCCTGTCACAGGACTTCACCCAGGCACTGGCTGCCAAGGGGCTGATGAACCGGCAGATCATGAGTCATGTGATACGTAATGCAGCGCCGACCGCTATTTCTGTCATGGGCCTTCAACTGGGCTATCTCCTGGGCGGATCGATCCTGATCGAGACCGTGTTCTCCTGGCCGGGCACCGGCTTCCTGTTGAACGGCGCCATCTTCACCCGCGACCTGCCGATCCTGCAGGGCACGATCCTTGTGCTTGCGATGTTCTTCGTCCTCCTCAACCTCGTTGTCGATGTGCTGCAGAGCGCAATCGATCCGCGCATCCAGAGGAGCTGA
- a CDS encoding ABC transporter permease, whose protein sequence is MAVITADLASEAPKVLKSPGFWGGVVRRLSRDPVALTALGVVILLVLIAIFAPYIAPYDPSKGSVIRRLKPTGTPGYILGTDELGRDMLSRLIYGARLSLVMGVVPVPVAFVIGSAIGIIAGYAGGITNTLIMRTIDVFYAFPSVLLAVALSGALGSGLTNALVSLTVVFIPQIARVAESVTTQVRKLDYVDAARASGAPDHTIIRVHILGNVLSPIFVFATSLISVSMILASGLSFLGLGVRPPDAEWGLMLNTLRTAIYNNPFVAALPGLMIFITSVCFNLFSDGLRTAMDVKS, encoded by the coding sequence ATGGCCGTCATTACAGCAGATCTGGCCTCGGAGGCGCCAAAAGTCCTCAAATCACCCGGATTCTGGGGTGGTGTCGTTCGCCGCCTCAGCCGTGATCCGGTAGCGCTCACGGCTTTGGGCGTCGTCATTCTTTTGGTGCTCATCGCGATATTCGCGCCGTATATCGCCCCTTATGACCCGTCGAAAGGCAGCGTCATCCGTCGCCTGAAGCCGACCGGCACACCCGGATATATCCTCGGCACCGATGAACTCGGGCGCGATATGCTCTCGCGTCTGATTTACGGCGCCCGTCTCTCGCTGGTGATGGGCGTCGTCCCGGTTCCGGTCGCCTTCGTCATCGGCTCGGCGATCGGCATCATCGCCGGCTATGCTGGCGGGATTACCAATACGCTGATCATGCGCACGATCGACGTCTTTTACGCATTCCCTTCCGTGCTGCTTGCCGTCGCTTTGTCAGGTGCCCTTGGTTCGGGTCTGACCAATGCGCTGGTCTCGCTGACCGTGGTCTTCATCCCGCAGATCGCGCGCGTTGCTGAAAGCGTCACGACCCAGGTCAGGAAACTCGATTACGTCGATGCGGCCCGCGCATCCGGTGCTCCTGATCACACCATCATTCGGGTACACATTCTCGGCAATGTTCTCAGCCCCATTTTCGTCTTTGCCACGAGCCTGATCTCGGTCTCTATGATCCTTGCATCCGGCCTGTCGTTCCTCGGCCTTGGTGTGCGTCCGCCCGATGCCGAATGGGGTCTGATGTTGAATACGCTAAGAACAGCGATCTACAACAATCCGTTCGTCGCTGCTTTGCCGGGATTGATGATCTTCATCACCTCGGTCTGCTTCAATCTTTTCTCCGACGGGCTGCGCACAGCCATGGACGTGAAGTCATGA
- a CDS encoding aspartate/glutamate racemase family protein produces MTHIVVINPNTSEATTAMMTDIARQSVPAGISIEGVTAARGVSMILNSRELAASADGVVQMGLTAAARADGIIVSAFGDPGLEELRQMTDIPIIGICEASMLEAAFGGRRFGIATVTPDLVEGFAAKAVSLGLANLFTGTRLTSGDPISLSSDPERLQTALTIAVKECLELDGAEVVVIGGGPLGRAAVQLQQQLSAPVIAPIESATKLLLKRMFPLESVAASLV; encoded by the coding sequence ATGACACACATCGTTGTCATCAATCCAAACACATCGGAGGCGACCACGGCGATGATGACCGATATCGCTCGTCAGTCTGTTCCTGCTGGTATTTCGATCGAAGGCGTGACCGCAGCAAGAGGCGTATCGATGATCCTCAACAGCAGAGAGCTTGCCGCCTCCGCCGACGGCGTCGTGCAGATGGGGTTGACCGCGGCGGCAAGGGCCGATGGCATCATCGTCAGCGCTTTCGGGGATCCTGGCCTCGAAGAGCTGAGGCAGATGACCGATATACCCATAATCGGCATATGCGAGGCAAGCATGCTGGAAGCTGCGTTCGGCGGACGACGGTTTGGCATTGCGACCGTCACACCAGATCTCGTCGAGGGTTTCGCGGCAAAGGCGGTGAGCCTCGGGCTTGCCAACCTTTTCACCGGCACTCGATTGACCAGCGGGGACCCAATTTCTCTCTCTTCCGACCCGGAGCGGCTGCAGACGGCCCTCACCATTGCCGTCAAGGAGTGCCTGGAGCTTGATGGCGCCGAGGTGGTCGTCATCGGCGGCGGGCCGCTTGGCAGAGCAGCGGTCCAACTTCAGCAACAGCTGTCCGCGCCGGTGATCGCCCCGATTGAATCAGCCACTAAACTCCTCCTCAAGCGGATGTTTCCTCTTGAATCAGTCGCTGCGAGTTTGGTGTAA
- a CDS encoding ABC transporter ATP-binding protein, giving the protein MTQSDVVIDIQNLSVTFNRGRKPVKAVNGVSLQVRAGEVVALLGESGSGKSVTMRSLLRMHPKGTTIGGTMSVAGRDVTGLSTRELGNLRGAVVSMVFQEPRLALDPVYTLGRQIEETIMRHEKISRSAATARSLALFEKVRIPSPERRLRNYPHEMSGGMLQRSMIAMALACNPKVLLADEPTTALDATVQIQILLLIRELQKEYGLSVIFVTHDIGVAAEVADRIAVMYAGRIVEEGRVEDIIRDAKHPYTKGLLGARVELANGRDRLITIPGAPPDLANMPPGCAFAPRCAQASEPCRTEVPALVAAERGGRVACLLYR; this is encoded by the coding sequence ATGACGCAATCCGATGTTGTGATCGATATCCAGAACCTATCGGTTACCTTCAATCGAGGACGCAAGCCGGTAAAGGCCGTCAATGGCGTCAGCCTCCAGGTAAGGGCTGGCGAGGTCGTGGCCCTCCTGGGAGAGTCTGGGTCCGGCAAGAGCGTCACCATGCGCTCGCTGCTTCGCATGCATCCGAAGGGGACGACGATCGGCGGGACTATGTCGGTGGCCGGACGCGATGTCACTGGCTTGTCGACGCGCGAACTCGGCAATCTGCGTGGCGCCGTCGTCTCGATGGTGTTTCAAGAGCCGCGTCTTGCCCTCGATCCGGTCTACACGCTTGGCCGGCAGATCGAAGAGACGATCATGCGCCATGAAAAGATCTCTCGCTCCGCCGCGACTGCCCGGTCGCTTGCCTTGTTTGAAAAGGTTCGCATTCCCTCGCCGGAGCGGCGCCTTCGAAACTATCCGCACGAGATGTCGGGAGGCATGTTGCAGCGCTCGATGATCGCCATGGCGCTGGCGTGCAATCCAAAGGTCCTTCTCGCCGATGAGCCGACGACGGCGCTGGATGCCACCGTACAGATCCAGATCCTGCTGCTCATCCGTGAATTGCAGAAGGAGTATGGATTGTCCGTCATCTTCGTAACCCATGATATCGGCGTTGCGGCCGAGGTCGCTGACCGCATCGCGGTCATGTACGCGGGACGGATCGTCGAAGAGGGGCGCGTTGAAGACATCATCCGCGACGCGAAACACCCCTATACAAAAGGGCTGCTCGGCGCGCGCGTCGAACTTGCAAACGGCCGCGATCGGCTGATCACCATTCCGGGCGCGCCGCCAGATCTGGCCAACATGCCACCGGGCTGCGCGTTTGCGCCACGATGCGCGCAGGCATCAGAACCCTGTCGCACCGAAGTTCCGGCACTCGTCGCCGCGGAACGGGGTGGCCGGGTTGCCTGTCTCCTATACCGCTGA
- a CDS encoding ABC transporter permease has protein sequence MKNRCTLQGTHLILSILVALWIVLVAGVAVLQPSTLNASTVTTVLQFSTILALASLGQALVVLAGGAGIDLSVGGIVSLTAVAGLMLVRLGLPPGLLPFLCLLFGTVLGLINGWLVTRLAILPLIATLGTFFIYSGLALAVTGGAAQSGVPDWLLVWGRGIVAGFPLPFLTIALPAFIATAILLNGTAWGRWIYAMGFNERSARLTGIAVDRARMIIYAASGLLCGAAGLVSIAWLGSGRPNIGQNLELASLTAAMLGGILITGGRGGVGGVLAAVILLVTLQTSLLQLGVNTVWQVGIVGCLLIFVLLAERLSQRWR, from the coding sequence ATGAAGAACCGATGCACGCTGCAGGGTACCCATCTCATCCTTTCCATCCTTGTGGCATTGTGGATCGTCCTCGTGGCCGGGGTCGCCGTCTTGCAGCCATCGACGCTCAATGCCTCGACGGTCACCACCGTGCTGCAATTCTCGACCATCCTGGCGCTCGCCTCGCTCGGTCAGGCGCTTGTCGTGCTTGCCGGAGGCGCCGGCATCGATCTCTCGGTCGGCGGTATCGTGTCGTTGACGGCTGTCGCCGGCCTGATGCTCGTCCGGCTCGGCTTGCCGCCGGGGCTGCTGCCTTTCCTCTGTCTCCTATTCGGAACAGTCCTGGGCTTGATCAACGGCTGGCTCGTGACACGCCTTGCCATTTTACCACTGATCGCCACGCTCGGGACCTTCTTCATCTATTCGGGCCTGGCGCTTGCTGTGACAGGTGGTGCTGCGCAGTCAGGCGTGCCGGACTGGCTGCTTGTCTGGGGGCGGGGCATCGTGGCCGGCTTCCCCCTTCCGTTCCTGACCATTGCTCTTCCCGCCTTTATCGCCACGGCAATACTTCTCAATGGAACTGCCTGGGGCAGATGGATCTATGCGATGGGCTTCAACGAAAGGTCCGCGCGGCTGACCGGCATCGCGGTCGATCGCGCCCGCATGATTATCTATGCGGCAAGTGGTTTGCTTTGCGGTGCCGCCGGGCTTGTTTCAATCGCCTGGCTCGGAAGCGGTCGGCCGAATATTGGCCAGAATCTCGAACTGGCATCACTAACCGCAGCCATGCTTGGCGGCATCCTCATCACGGGAGGACGCGGCGGCGTCGGCGGCGTGCTCGCAGCCGTGATCCTGCTCGTCACCCTGCAGACGAGCCTTTTGCAGCTTGGCGTCAACACCGTCTGGCAGGTGGGCATCGTCGGCTGCCTGCTGATCTTCGTCCTGCTTGCCGAACGCCTTTCCCAACGCTGGAGATAA
- a CDS encoding type II toxin-antitoxin system RelE/ParE family toxin, whose translation MTAYILTAEAEADLRSVIRYTRAQWSAAQVRRYVSALERGIANLAEGEAPFKDMSALYPALRMARCQHHYVFCLPREDAPALIMAILHERMDLMKRLVDRLNE comes from the coding sequence TTGACGGCCTACATTCTTACTGCAGAGGCGGAAGCGGATCTACGCTCGGTAATCCGCTACACACGTGCGCAATGGAGTGCCGCCCAGGTACGCCGCTACGTCTCGGCTTTGGAGCGAGGTATCGCAAACCTTGCCGAGGGCGAAGCTCCTTTCAAGGATATGAGCGCGCTTTATCCGGCGTTACGAATGGCGCGATGCCAGCATCACTACGTCTTTTGTCTGCCTCGAGAGGATGCGCCTGCCCTCATCATGGCGATTCTTCATGAACGAATGGATCTCATGAAGCGATTGGTTGATCGTCTGAACGAATGA
- a CDS encoding antitoxin, translated as MSRLTIDITDQQHQSLKALAALQGKTIKQYALERLFPGDTDGERAWEELKTLMNTRVNEGLAGKVSTKTVGEILDEEIAERRA; from the coding sequence ATGAGCCGATTGACGATCGACATAACGGACCAACAACATCAAAGCCTAAAGGCGCTGGCCGCTTTGCAGGGCAAGACAATCAAGCAGTATGCACTTGAGCGCCTCTTTCCCGGTGACACAGACGGAGAACGAGCCTGGGAGGAGTTGAAGACGTTGATGAACACGCGCGTCAATGAGGGGCTCGCCGGAAAAGTGTCGACCAAAACCGTAGGTGAGATCCTCGACGAGGAGATTGCCGAGCGTCGTGCTTGA
- a CDS encoding ABC transporter substrate-binding protein, with product MTTANASGALAAGTLRIGMTASDIPLTTGQTDQGGEGQRFMGYTVYNSLIEWDLTSADKPSILIPSLAVSWDVDATDKTKWVFKLRDGVKFHDGSAFDADAVVWNLDKILKQDAPQFDKRQSAQGKSRIPAVASYKVIDPLTVEITTKTPDATLPYQISWILMSSPANWEAQGKSWDAVAQKPSGTGPWKIESGFTPRERVELTPNKDYWDKKRVPQLDKLVLIPLPEPNTRVAALRSGQVDWIEAPAPDSVSSLKDAGFKIITNSYPHNWTWHFSRVEGSPWNDIRVRKAANLAVDRDGLNELLGGLSIPAQGYLPPGHQWFGNPTFKLSYNVEEAKKLMAEAGFGPDKPVTTKVIISSSGSGQMLPLQMNEYIQQTLAEIGIKIEYEVADWNTVINIWRAGAKDPSAKGATAINYSYFIQDPFTALIRQSQCNLAPPNGTNWGYYCDPEMDALFDKVRTTFDPAEQDKVLQQIHEKYVNEALFLMVTHDVNPRAMTGKVKGFVQAQNWFQDFSTISMDP from the coding sequence ATGACGACGGCAAACGCAAGCGGAGCACTGGCTGCGGGTACGTTGCGCATCGGGATGACTGCCTCCGATATTCCCCTGACGACTGGCCAAACCGACCAAGGGGGCGAGGGTCAGCGGTTCATGGGCTATACCGTCTACAATTCGCTCATCGAATGGGATCTGACGAGCGCAGACAAACCTTCGATCCTGATACCGAGCCTTGCGGTCTCCTGGGACGTCGACGCGACTGATAAAACGAAATGGGTGTTCAAGCTTCGTGATGGGGTGAAGTTTCATGATGGCAGTGCCTTTGACGCAGATGCCGTTGTATGGAATCTCGACAAGATCCTGAAGCAGGATGCCCCACAGTTCGACAAGCGTCAGTCCGCGCAAGGCAAATCACGCATTCCGGCCGTTGCCTCTTACAAGGTCATCGATCCGCTCACGGTCGAAATTACCACCAAGACACCGGACGCCACCCTGCCCTACCAAATCAGCTGGATCCTGATGTCATCGCCGGCGAACTGGGAAGCCCAGGGCAAGAGCTGGGATGCCGTTGCCCAGAAGCCCTCTGGCACCGGCCCATGGAAGATCGAAAGTGGTTTCACCCCGCGCGAGCGCGTCGAGCTGACGCCCAACAAGGACTATTGGGACAAGAAGCGCGTACCGCAGCTCGACAAGCTGGTTCTCATCCCGCTGCCTGAACCGAACACCCGCGTCGCCGCGCTTCGATCCGGCCAGGTCGACTGGATCGAAGCACCGGCTCCAGATTCCGTCAGCTCGCTGAAGGACGCTGGCTTCAAGATCATCACCAACTCCTACCCGCACAACTGGACCTGGCATTTCTCCCGCGTCGAGGGTTCGCCGTGGAATGACATTCGCGTTCGCAAGGCGGCAAACCTTGCGGTCGATCGTGACGGCCTGAACGAACTACTCGGCGGTCTGTCGATCCCGGCGCAAGGCTATCTGCCGCCGGGCCACCAGTGGTTCGGCAACCCGACGTTCAAGCTAAGTTACAATGTCGAAGAGGCAAAGAAGCTGATGGCTGAGGCCGGCTTCGGTCCCGACAAGCCCGTCACGACCAAGGTCATCATCTCGTCCTCGGGTTCTGGCCAGATGCTGCCGTTACAGATGAACGAATACATCCAACAGACGCTGGCTGAAATCGGCATCAAGATCGAATACGAGGTGGCTGACTGGAACACCGTCATCAACATCTGGCGTGCAGGTGCCAAGGACCCGAGCGCAAAGGGTGCGACGGCGATCAACTACAGTTACTTCATCCAGGATCCCTTCACCGCGCTGATCCGCCAGTCGCAATGCAACCTCGCACCACCGAACGGCACCAACTGGGGTTACTATTGCGACCCCGAGATGGATGCCCTCTTCGACAAGGTGCGCACGACCTTCGACCCTGCCGAACAGGACAAGGTGCTTCAGCAGATCCACGAGAAATATGTGAACGAAGCATTGTTTCTGATGGTCACGCATGACGTCAACCCGCGTGCCATGACCGGCAAGGTCAAGGGCTTCGTCCAGGCACAGAACTGGTTCCAGGACTTCTCCACGATCAGCATGGACCCTTAA